One Micromonospora craniellae genomic region harbors:
- a CDS encoding inositol monophosphatase family protein, which yields MSSPPTADGAFARWLAARAGQELLRLRAEMGFADAGALKSAGDKVSHELIRTELARWRPGDAVLSEEDEGSRLAWTAEVNEASISRLTAERVWIIDPLDGTREFSEEGRADWAVHVALWARDASASHGLVAGAVGLPAQQQVLATDVSPAYPAEAVGGAGRRLRLAASRSRPPVFLTDLAEEVGAELVPMGSAGAKIAAVVTGEVDAYIHAGGQYEWDSAAPVAVATATGLHASRIDGSALKYNEADPRLPDLLVCRADLANRLLAALHRHCG from the coding sequence ATGAGCAGTCCACCGACGGCCGACGGGGCGTTCGCGCGGTGGTTGGCCGCTCGCGCCGGTCAGGAGTTGCTGCGGCTGCGGGCGGAGATGGGTTTCGCCGACGCCGGTGCGTTGAAGTCGGCGGGGGACAAGGTCTCGCACGAGCTGATCCGGACCGAGTTGGCGAGGTGGCGTCCGGGTGACGCGGTGCTCTCCGAGGAGGACGAGGGTTCCCGGCTGGCGTGGACGGCCGAGGTGAACGAGGCGTCGATCTCGCGGCTGACCGCCGAGCGGGTGTGGATCATCGACCCGTTGGACGGTACACGCGAGTTCAGCGAGGAGGGGCGCGCGGACTGGGCGGTGCACGTGGCGCTCTGGGCGCGGGACGCGTCGGCCTCGCACGGACTGGTGGCGGGTGCTGTCGGGTTGCCGGCACAGCAGCAGGTGCTGGCCACGGACGTGTCGCCGGCGTACCCGGCGGAGGCGGTCGGTGGCGCGGGCCGGCGGCTGCGTCTGGCGGCCAGCCGGAGCCGGCCGCCGGTGTTCCTGACCGACCTCGCCGAGGAGGTCGGGGCAGAGTTGGTGCCGATGGGATCGGCCGGCGCGAAGATCGCCGCGGTGGTGACCGGCGAGGTGGACGCCTACATCCACGCCGGGGGGCAGTACGAGTGGGACTCGGCGGCGCCGGTGGCTGTGGCGACCGCCACCGGACTGCACGCTTCCCGGATCGACGGTTCTGCGCTGAAATACAACGAGGCCGACCCGCGTCTGCCTGACCTGCTGGTGTGCCGTGCGGATCTCGCCAACCGGTTACTTGCAGCGTTGCACCGGCATTGCGGGTAG
- the galE gene encoding UDP-glucose 4-epimerase GalE: MKLLVTGGAGFIGSVVTRMLLDAGHEVVVLDDLRTGHREALAPDATHVEAGIHDAARVLTPQAGFDGVLHFAALIAAGESMTAPEKYWHTNTVGSLALIDAVRAAGVPRMVFSSTAAVYGNPTELPIAETAVKAPTNTYGATKLAVDMALTSEAIGHGLAAVSLRYFNVVGAYLDGDTALGERHDPETHLIPIALEVAADRREKLQLFGDDYPTADGTCVRDYIHVADLARAHLLALDAATPGRHRIYNLGNGNGFTNRQVVEVVREVTGHPVPVEVAPRREGDPAELVASSALARAELGWEPRKPTLHDMVSDAWAFYRAHVLGRP, encoded by the coding sequence GTGAAACTACTCGTCACCGGCGGCGCCGGATTCATCGGCAGCGTGGTGACCCGGATGCTGCTCGACGCCGGGCACGAGGTGGTCGTCCTGGACGACCTGCGCACCGGCCACCGGGAGGCGCTCGCGCCCGACGCCACCCACGTCGAGGCCGGTATCCACGATGCCGCCCGGGTGCTCACCCCGCAGGCGGGATTCGACGGCGTGCTGCACTTCGCCGCCCTGATCGCCGCCGGCGAGTCGATGACCGCCCCGGAGAAGTACTGGCACACCAACACCGTCGGGTCGCTGGCGCTGATCGACGCCGTCCGCGCCGCCGGCGTGCCCCGGATGGTCTTTTCCTCCACCGCCGCCGTCTACGGCAACCCGACCGAGCTGCCCATTGCGGAGACCGCCGTCAAGGCTCCGACCAACACGTACGGCGCGACCAAGCTCGCCGTCGACATGGCGCTCACCTCCGAGGCGATCGGGCACGGCCTGGCCGCCGTCTCGCTACGCTACTTCAACGTCGTCGGGGCGTACCTCGACGGCGACACCGCCCTCGGCGAGCGGCACGACCCGGAGACCCACCTCATCCCCATCGCCCTGGAGGTGGCCGCCGACCGGCGGGAGAAGCTGCAACTCTTCGGCGACGACTACCCCACCGCCGACGGCACCTGCGTCCGCGACTACATCCACGTCGCCGACCTGGCCCGCGCCCACCTGCTCGCCCTCGACGCGGCGACCCCTGGACGGCACCGCATCTACAACCTCGGCAACGGCAACGGCTTCACCAACCGGCAGGTCGTCGAGGTGGTCCGCGAGGTCACCGGCCACCCGGTGCCGGTGGAGGTGGCGCCACGCCGCGAGGGCGACCCCGCCGAACTGGTCGCCTCCTCCGCGCTGGCCCGCGCCGAACTGGGCTGGGAGCCGCGCAAGCCGACCCTGCACGACATGGTCTCCGACGCCTGGGCCTTCTACCGCGCGCACGTGCTGGGCCGGCCGTGA
- the pth gene encoding aminoacyl-tRNA hydrolase translates to MTDETGPWLVVGLGNPGREYAGNRHNVGFLVADLLAGRLGGRFGRHKRAVAEVAEGRLGFGGPKLVLVKPLTYMNLSGGPVAGLAQFHKVPPGQVIAVHDELDIAYGQVRVKCGGGEGGHNGLRSMSKSLGTKDYVRVRFGIGRPPGRQDPADYVLSDFGAVERKELDFLVDRAADVVESVVIRGIEPTQNLYHGA, encoded by the coding sequence GTGACGGACGAGACCGGGCCCTGGCTGGTGGTCGGCCTGGGCAATCCGGGCCGGGAGTACGCAGGCAACCGGCACAACGTCGGTTTCCTGGTCGCGGACCTGTTGGCAGGGCGGTTGGGCGGCAGGTTCGGCCGGCACAAGCGGGCGGTGGCGGAGGTCGCGGAGGGGCGCCTCGGCTTTGGCGGCCCGAAGTTGGTGCTGGTCAAGCCGTTGACGTACATGAACCTCTCGGGCGGGCCGGTGGCCGGTCTGGCCCAGTTCCACAAGGTGCCGCCGGGTCAGGTGATCGCGGTGCACGACGAGCTGGACATCGCGTACGGCCAGGTGCGGGTGAAGTGCGGTGGTGGCGAGGGCGGGCACAACGGTCTGCGCTCGATGTCGAAGTCGCTGGGCACGAAGGACTACGTACGAGTGCGGTTCGGCATCGGACGGCCGCCGGGGCGGCAGGATCCGGCGGACTACGTGCTGTCGGATTTCGGCGCGGTGGAGCGCAAGGAGTTGGACTTTCTGGTGGATCGGGCTGCGGACGTGGTGGAATCCGTGGTCATCCGAGGCATCGAACCGACGCAGAACCTCTACCACGGTGCGTGA
- a CDS encoding 50S ribosomal protein L25/general stress protein Ctc → MSEVKISAEPRTEFGKGGARRTRRAGKVPAVLYGHGEKPKHIALPAREFAAAIRNGGANQLLALDISDGTQALALPKAIQRDPIKDTFEHVDLLLVRRGEKVTVDVPVQLTGEAARDTLIVHDHDTLSVTADATKVPDHLEASIEGAQAGSQVTAADVKLPEGVELAADPEMAVATVTAAPTAEQLESTLPEVETAEAEAEAEVGEETAEVGEETAEAKTEA, encoded by the coding sequence GTGTCCGAGGTAAAGATCAGCGCCGAGCCCCGCACCGAGTTCGGCAAGGGTGGTGCCCGCCGTACCCGCCGGGCCGGCAAGGTGCCCGCCGTGCTGTACGGCCATGGCGAGAAGCCCAAGCACATCGCGCTCCCGGCCCGCGAGTTCGCGGCGGCCATCCGTAACGGTGGCGCCAACCAGCTCCTCGCGCTCGACATCAGCGACGGCACGCAGGCGTTGGCGCTGCCGAAGGCGATCCAGCGGGACCCGATCAAGGACACCTTCGAGCACGTCGACCTGCTGCTGGTGCGTCGGGGCGAGAAGGTCACCGTGGACGTGCCGGTGCAGCTGACCGGTGAGGCGGCGCGGGACACCCTGATCGTGCACGACCACGACACCCTCTCGGTGACCGCCGACGCCACCAAGGTGCCGGATCACCTGGAGGCGTCGATCGAGGGCGCCCAGGCCGGTTCCCAGGTCACCGCCGCTGACGTGAAGCTTCCGGAGGGGGTCGAGCTGGCCGCCGACCCGGAGATGGCGGTCGCCACGGTCACCGCGGCGCCGACCGCCGAGCAGCTCGAGTCGACGCTGCCCGAGGTCGAGACGGCGGAGGCCGAGGCTGAGGCTGAGGTCGGCGAGGAGACCGCCGAGGTCGGCGAGGAGACCGCCGAGGCCAAGACCGAGGCCTGA
- the cysD gene encoding sulfate adenylyltransferase subunit CysD yields MIATAAYQVTHLDALEAESIFVMREVVAEMERPVLLFSGGKDSIVMLRLAQKAFAPAQIPFPVMHVDTGHNFPEVLDYRDRRVAELNLQLVVASVPEALASGLVRESADGMRNRIQTPVLLDAVEKHRFDALFGGARRDEEKARAKERVFSFRDEFGQWDPKNQRPELWSLYNGRHHPGESIRVFPLSNWTELDVWHYIARERIELPSIYYAHEREVVERDGMLYAVNEFLPARAGEERFKAQVRYRTVGDASCTAAVSSDADTVEKVIKEVAATRITERGATRGDDRVSEAAMEDRKREGYF; encoded by the coding sequence ATGATCGCCACCGCTGCCTACCAGGTGACGCATCTCGACGCGCTGGAGGCGGAGAGCATCTTCGTGATGCGCGAGGTGGTCGCCGAGATGGAACGGCCGGTGCTGCTGTTCTCCGGTGGCAAGGATTCGATCGTGATGCTGCGGCTGGCGCAGAAGGCGTTCGCTCCGGCCCAGATCCCCTTTCCGGTGATGCACGTCGACACCGGTCACAACTTCCCCGAGGTGCTGGACTACCGGGACCGCCGCGTCGCCGAGCTGAACCTGCAACTGGTGGTGGCCAGTGTGCCGGAGGCGCTGGCCAGCGGGTTGGTCCGGGAGTCGGCGGACGGGATGCGCAACCGCATCCAGACGCCGGTGCTGCTCGATGCGGTGGAGAAGCACCGGTTCGACGCGCTGTTCGGCGGGGCCCGGCGGGACGAGGAGAAGGCCCGCGCCAAGGAGCGGGTGTTCAGCTTCCGCGACGAGTTCGGCCAGTGGGATCCGAAGAACCAGCGGCCGGAGCTGTGGTCGCTCTACAACGGTCGACACCATCCCGGCGAGTCGATCCGGGTGTTCCCGCTGTCCAACTGGACCGAGTTGGACGTCTGGCACTACATCGCCCGGGAGCGGATCGAGTTGCCGTCGATCTACTACGCGCACGAGCGCGAGGTGGTCGAGCGCGACGGGATGCTCTACGCGGTCAACGAGTTCCTGCCCGCGCGGGCGGGGGAGGAGCGGTTCAAGGCCCAGGTGCGCTACCGCACCGTCGGCGACGCCTCCTGCACGGCGGCGGTGAGCTCGGACGCGGACACGGTCGAGAAGGTCATCAAGGAGGTCGCCGCGACCCGGATCACCGAGCGCGGGGCGACCCGGGGTGACGACCGGGTCAGCGAGGCCGCGATGGAGGACCGCAAGCGGGAGGGCTACTTCTGA
- a CDS encoding ribose-phosphate diphosphokinase, which translates to MGSIVAENRKSLMLFSGRGFPELAREIGEVLGVAPTPADAYEFANGEIFVRFKDSVRGSDAFVVQSITHGVNTWVMETLIMVDALKRGSAKRITVVLPFYPYARQDKKHRGREPISARLIADLLKTAGANRILTVDLHTAQIQGFFDGPVDHLFAMDILAEYVERKYAGRPMTVVAPDSGRVRVAERWTDRLGGCPLAFIHKTRDPLKPNQVVANRVVGEVEGRVCLIVDDMIDTGGTICKAADILKESGAADVIVASTHALLSDPATERLKNSPISEVVVTNTLPLPPEKQLDKLTVLSIAPLLARAIREVFDDGSVTTLFGGLS; encoded by the coding sequence ATGGGCAGCATCGTCGCCGAAAACCGCAAGAGCCTGATGCTCTTTTCCGGACGTGGGTTTCCGGAGCTGGCCAGGGAGATCGGTGAGGTGCTCGGCGTCGCGCCGACGCCGGCCGACGCGTACGAGTTCGCCAACGGCGAGATCTTCGTACGCTTCAAGGACTCGGTGCGTGGGTCGGACGCCTTCGTGGTGCAGTCCATAACGCACGGGGTGAACACGTGGGTCATGGAGACCCTGATCATGGTCGACGCGTTGAAGCGCGGTTCGGCGAAGCGGATCACGGTCGTGCTGCCGTTCTATCCGTACGCGCGGCAGGACAAGAAGCACCGGGGGCGGGAGCCGATCTCGGCGCGGCTGATCGCGGACCTGTTGAAGACGGCGGGCGCGAACCGGATCCTGACCGTGGATCTGCACACGGCGCAGATCCAGGGCTTCTTCGACGGCCCGGTGGATCACCTGTTCGCGATGGACATTCTGGCCGAGTACGTGGAGCGCAAGTACGCGGGCCGGCCGATGACCGTGGTCGCGCCGGACTCGGGTCGGGTGCGGGTGGCCGAGCGGTGGACCGACCGGTTGGGCGGTTGCCCGCTGGCGTTCATCCACAAGACGCGGGATCCGTTGAAGCCGAACCAGGTGGTGGCGAACCGGGTGGTCGGCGAGGTCGAGGGTCGGGTCTGCCTGATCGTCGACGACATGATCGACACGGGTGGCACGATCTGCAAGGCGGCCGACATCCTCAAGGAGTCCGGTGCGGCGGACGTGATCGTGGCGTCCACCCACGCTCTGCTCTCCGATCCGGCGACCGAGCGGTTGAAGAACAGCCCGATCAGCGAGGTCGTGGTGACCAACACGCTTCCGTTGCCGCCGGAGAAGCAGCTCGACAAGCTCACCGTGCTCTCCATCGCGCCGCTGCTGGCCCGGGCGATCCGCGAGGTGTTCGACGACGGGTCGGTGACCACCCTGTTCGGTGGGTTGAGCTGA
- the glmU gene encoding bifunctional UDP-N-acetylglucosamine diphosphorylase/glucosamine-1-phosphate N-acetyltransferase GlmU → MSEPHPRTVVVLAAGEGKRMKSALPKVLHPLLGRTLLGHVLNAAQPLAAERTMVVVGHGADQVRAHLAEAAPGAVPVLQAEQLGTGHAVRIALEAAPEASGTVVVLNGDVPLLRPETVAGLVAAHESERAAATVLAAEVPDPTGLGRIVRDAGGRLEQIVEQRDATPAQLAVREINAGIYAFDAVRLRDVLGKLSTDNDQGEEYLTDVFQLLVSAGEPVGVHLAGDHTETLGCNDRVELAALRRLLRDRVNERWMRTGVTLLDSETTWIDVTVALDRDAVVDQNTQLRGGSVVGAGAVVGPDVTLIDTVVGPGATVLRSHAVGAEVGAGASVGPYAYLRPAARLAERSKVGTFVEVKNSEVGEGAKVPHLSYVGDATIGARANIGAATIFVNYDGVNKHRTVVGEAAFIGCDTSLIAPVEVGAGAYVAAGSAISKDVPPGALGVTRAQQRNVEHWVARRRPGTASAAAAERALQGAPGVTSAASEGEAIHGAAEPVGGASEAGDTATE, encoded by the coding sequence GTGTCCGAGCCCCATCCCCGTACCGTCGTCGTACTTGCTGCCGGGGAGGGCAAGCGGATGAAGTCCGCGTTGCCCAAGGTATTGCACCCACTGCTCGGCCGAACGCTGCTCGGGCACGTGTTGAACGCGGCGCAGCCGCTGGCGGCGGAGCGGACGATGGTGGTGGTCGGGCACGGGGCGGACCAGGTCCGGGCGCATCTGGCCGAGGCCGCGCCGGGGGCCGTCCCGGTGTTGCAGGCCGAGCAGCTCGGCACCGGGCACGCGGTGCGGATCGCGCTGGAGGCCGCGCCGGAGGCGTCCGGCACGGTGGTGGTGCTCAACGGTGACGTGCCGCTGCTGCGGCCGGAGACGGTGGCCGGTCTGGTCGCGGCGCACGAGAGCGAGCGGGCGGCGGCGACCGTGCTGGCCGCCGAGGTGCCGGACCCCACCGGCCTGGGGCGGATCGTGCGCGACGCCGGGGGCCGGTTGGAGCAGATCGTCGAGCAGCGTGACGCCACCCCGGCCCAGCTCGCCGTGCGGGAGATCAACGCCGGTATCTACGCCTTCGACGCGGTCCGGTTGCGGGACGTGCTCGGCAAGCTCTCCACCGACAACGACCAGGGCGAGGAGTACCTCACCGACGTCTTCCAGCTGCTGGTGTCGGCCGGTGAGCCGGTGGGGGTGCACCTGGCCGGTGACCACACCGAGACGCTCGGCTGCAACGACCGGGTGGAGTTGGCGGCGCTGCGGCGGCTGCTGCGGGACCGGGTCAACGAGCGCTGGATGCGTACCGGGGTGACTCTGCTGGACTCGGAGACCACCTGGATCGACGTGACGGTGGCCCTGGACCGGGACGCGGTGGTGGACCAGAACACCCAGCTGCGCGGCGGCTCGGTGGTCGGTGCGGGCGCGGTGGTCGGGCCGGACGTGACGCTGATCGACACGGTGGTCGGGCCGGGTGCGACGGTGCTGCGCAGCCACGCGGTCGGTGCCGAGGTGGGTGCGGGGGCGAGCGTCGGGCCGTACGCGTACCTGCGGCCGGCCGCGCGGCTGGCCGAGCGGTCGAAGGTGGGCACGTTCGTCGAGGTGAAGAACTCCGAGGTGGGTGAGGGCGCCAAGGTGCCGCACCTGTCGTACGTGGGTGACGCGACGATCGGGGCGCGGGCCAACATCGGCGCGGCGACGATCTTCGTCAACTACGACGGGGTGAACAAGCACCGCACGGTGGTCGGTGAGGCGGCGTTCATCGGATGCGACACCAGCCTGATCGCCCCGGTCGAGGTGGGCGCGGGCGCGTACGTGGCGGCGGGCAGCGCGATCAGCAAGGACGTACCGCCGGGGGCGTTGGGTGTGACGCGGGCACAGCAGCGCAACGTCGAGCACTGGGTGGCCCGCAGGCGGCCGGGTACGGCGTCGGCGGCGGCGGCCGAGCGAGCGTTGCAGGGTGCTCCGGGTGTGACCTCGGCCGCAAGCGAAGGTGAGGCAATCCACGGCGCCGCCGAGCCGGTGGGCGGTGCGTCCGAGGCGGGAGATACTGCAACCGAATAG
- the cysN gene encoding sulfate adenylyltransferase subunit CysN — MTTETLAPGNHEGRAAGPVGSDARPMDLLRFATAGSVDDGKSTLIGRLLYDTKSLFTDQLAAVEAVSAARGDEYTNLALLTDGLRAEREQGITIDVAYRYFATPRRKFIIADTPGHIQYTRNMVTGASTADLALILVDARKGLVEQSRRHAFLCSLLRVPHLVLCVNKMDLVDYSQEVFERIADEFTAFAAKLDVPDLTVVPISALKGDNIVTRSENMPWYEGPALLHHLERVHIASDRNLVDVRFPVQYVIRPQSTVVTDYRGYAGQVASGVLKPGDEVMVLPSGFTSRIASVETADGPVAEAFPPMSVTVRLTDEIDISRGDMICRPNNAPAVAQDIEAMVCWMDESRPLQVGGKYAIKHTTRSARAIVRGLHYRLDINSLHRDETATELRLNEIGRVRLRTTVPLLADEYRRNRTTGGFVIIDETTNRTVGAAMIVETA; from the coding sequence ATGACCACCGAGACGCTCGCGCCGGGCAACCACGAGGGCCGGGCCGCCGGGCCGGTCGGGTCGGACGCCCGACCGATGGACCTGCTGCGCTTCGCGACCGCCGGCAGTGTCGACGACGGCAAGTCGACCCTGATCGGTCGGCTGCTGTACGACACGAAGTCGCTGTTCACCGACCAGTTGGCCGCGGTGGAGGCGGTCAGTGCGGCTCGGGGCGACGAGTACACGAACCTGGCGCTGCTCACCGACGGCCTGCGTGCCGAGCGGGAACAGGGCATCACGATCGACGTGGCGTACCGGTACTTCGCCACGCCCCGGCGCAAGTTCATCATCGCCGACACCCCCGGACACATCCAGTACACCCGGAACATGGTCACCGGGGCGTCGACCGCCGATCTGGCGTTGATCCTGGTGGACGCCCGGAAGGGCCTGGTCGAGCAGTCCCGCCGGCACGCCTTCCTCTGCTCACTGCTGCGGGTGCCGCACCTGGTGCTCTGCGTCAACAAGATGGACCTGGTGGACTACTCGCAGGAGGTCTTCGAGCGGATCGCCGACGAGTTCACCGCGTTCGCGGCGAAGCTGGACGTGCCGGATCTGACCGTGGTGCCGATCTCCGCGCTGAAGGGCGACAACATCGTCACCCGTTCGGAGAACATGCCCTGGTACGAAGGCCCGGCGCTGCTGCATCACCTGGAGCGGGTGCACATCGCCAGCGACCGGAACCTGGTCGACGTGCGGTTCCCGGTGCAGTACGTGATCCGGCCGCAGTCGACCGTGGTCACCGACTACCGCGGCTACGCCGGCCAGGTCGCTTCGGGGGTGCTCAAGCCGGGCGACGAGGTGATGGTGCTGCCGTCCGGCTTCACCAGCCGGATCGCGTCGGTGGAGACCGCCGACGGGCCGGTCGCGGAGGCGTTCCCGCCGATGTCGGTGACGGTACGGCTGACCGATGAGATCGACATCTCCCGGGGCGACATGATCTGCCGCCCGAACAACGCCCCGGCGGTGGCGCAGGACATCGAGGCGATGGTCTGCTGGATGGACGAGAGCCGCCCGTTGCAGGTCGGCGGCAAGTACGCCATCAAGCACACCACCCGGTCGGCGCGGGCGATCGTGCGCGGCCTGCACTACCGTCTGGACATCAACTCACTGCACCGCGACGAGACGGCGACCGAGTTGCGGCTCAACGAGATCGGCCGGGTGCGGTTGCGGACCACCGTTCCGCTGCTGGCCGACGAGTACCGCCGCAACCGCACCACCGGCGGTTTCGTCATCATCGACGAGACCACCAACCGCACCGTCGGCGCCGCCATGATCGTGGAGACCGCCTGA
- a CDS encoding hemolysin family protein, whose amino-acid sequence MRAARRRGPRRRGAQRSRRQPGPVARAVARVVVRAADGTLRLVTDLLGAGSAAGRERISEAELRDLVAANTVLDPVGRRIIDEVLVAGASLVREVMMPRTEVVFLSASLTAVEAEPLVRAGTHTRYPVVDGTHDDVVGVVHLRDVLLRPDRDPGTTVGELAREIKRLPASKRVLAALTEMRREGHHLAVVIDEYGGTAGIVTCEDLIEELVGEIHDEYADTPEPILAGLPTVVDGRLNLTDFAERTGVHLPHGPYETVGGFVMAALGRLPGPGDEIPVSGAGDDPAASGGGWLLRVLTLEGRRVARLAVTLARLPEQRRDPGGVADRARPAGPS is encoded by the coding sequence ATGCGGGCAGCGCGTCGGCGCGGACCCAGGCGACGGGGCGCACAGCGGTCCCGCCGCCAGCCCGGGCCGGTGGCCAGAGCCGTCGCCCGAGTGGTGGTGCGCGCCGCCGACGGCACCCTGCGACTCGTCACCGACCTGCTCGGCGCCGGATCGGCCGCCGGCCGGGAGCGGATCAGCGAGGCTGAACTGCGGGACCTGGTGGCCGCGAACACGGTGCTCGATCCGGTCGGCCGCCGCATCATCGACGAGGTGCTGGTGGCCGGGGCCAGTCTGGTCCGCGAGGTGATGATGCCCCGCACCGAGGTGGTGTTCCTCAGCGCGTCGCTGACCGCCGTCGAGGCGGAACCGCTGGTCCGGGCCGGTACGCACACCCGCTACCCGGTGGTCGACGGCACCCACGACGACGTGGTCGGCGTGGTGCACCTGCGCGACGTGCTGCTGCGCCCGGACCGCGACCCGGGCACGACCGTCGGTGAACTGGCCCGGGAGATCAAGCGGCTGCCGGCAAGCAAGCGGGTGCTGGCCGCGTTGACCGAGATGCGGCGGGAGGGACACCATCTGGCCGTGGTGATCGACGAGTACGGCGGCACCGCCGGCATCGTCACCTGCGAGGATCTGATCGAGGAACTGGTCGGTGAGATCCACGACGAGTACGCCGACACGCCCGAACCGATCCTGGCCGGCCTGCCCACGGTGGTCGACGGCCGGCTCAACCTCACCGACTTCGCCGAGCGCACCGGCGTGCACCTGCCGCACGGCCCGTACGAGACGGTGGGCGGCTTCGTGATGGCGGCGCTGGGCCGGCTGCCCGGACCGGGCGACGAGATCCCGGTGTCCGGGGCGGGTGACGATCCCGCTGCGTCCGGCGGTGGCTGGCTGCTGCGGGTGCTCACACTGGAGGGCCGCCGGGTGGCCCGGCTCGCGGTCACCCTCGCCCGCCTGCCCGAACAGCGCCGCGATCCGGGCGGTGTCGCGGACCGGGCGCGACCTGCCGGCCCGTCATGA
- the galK gene encoding galactokinase, producing MTGVAARADAGFRQVYAEPPTGRWAAPGRVNLIGEHTDYNDGFVLPFALPLRTVVAAAARPTDDWTVWSELTGETVRFGADEVTAPGRVTGWAAYVAGVVWALREAGHPVPGAWLAVASDVPLGAGLSSSAALEAAVLTALVDLGGLDLPAGHQPRLAQRAENHYVGAPTGIMDQSAAIRCRAGHALFLDCRTEQVEHIPFDLDHAGLAILVIDSRAPHRHADGEYASRRATCEKAASLLGVPALRDVPADALDDALARLPDDETRRRTRHVVTENQRVRDTVTLLRAGEIRRIGPLLTASHASMRDDFAITVGEVDTAVDTALAAGALGARMTGGGFGGCVLALVEAARAAQVGDAVTAAYAARGYATPTRFTALPAAGATRLD from the coding sequence GTGACCGGCGTCGCCGCCCGCGCCGACGCCGGCTTCCGGCAGGTGTACGCCGAGCCGCCCACCGGCCGCTGGGCGGCCCCCGGCCGGGTCAACCTGATCGGTGAGCACACCGACTACAACGACGGCTTCGTGCTGCCGTTCGCGCTGCCGCTGCGCACTGTCGTCGCCGCAGCCGCCCGGCCCACCGACGACTGGACGGTCTGGTCCGAACTCACCGGCGAGACGGTCCGCTTCGGCGCCGACGAGGTGACCGCCCCCGGCCGGGTCACCGGCTGGGCCGCGTACGTGGCCGGGGTGGTGTGGGCGCTGCGCGAGGCCGGGCACCCGGTGCCCGGCGCCTGGCTGGCCGTCGCCTCCGACGTGCCGCTCGGCGCGGGTCTGTCGTCCTCGGCCGCGCTGGAGGCCGCCGTGCTCACCGCGCTCGTCGATCTCGGCGGGCTGGACCTGCCCGCCGGACACCAGCCCCGGCTGGCGCAACGCGCCGAGAACCACTACGTCGGCGCACCGACCGGCATCATGGACCAGTCGGCCGCGATCCGCTGCCGGGCCGGACACGCCCTCTTCCTCGACTGCCGCACCGAGCAGGTGGAACACATCCCGTTCGACCTCGACCACGCCGGTCTGGCGATCCTGGTGATCGACAGCCGCGCCCCGCACCGGCACGCCGACGGCGAGTACGCGTCCCGCCGCGCCACCTGCGAGAAGGCGGCGAGCCTGCTGGGCGTGCCGGCACTCCGGGACGTACCCGCCGACGCCCTCGACGACGCGCTGGCCCGGCTGCCCGACGACGAGACCCGCCGCCGGACCCGGCACGTGGTCACCGAGAACCAGCGGGTACGCGACACCGTCACCCTGCTGCGGGCCGGGGAGATCCGACGGATCGGCCCGCTGCTCACCGCCTCGCACGCCTCCATGCGCGACGACTTCGCCATCACCGTCGGAGAGGTCGACACCGCCGTCGACACGGCGCTCGCCGCCGGGGCGCTCGGCGCGCGGATGACCGGCGGCGGCTTCGGCGGCTGCGTCCTGGCCCTGGTCGAGGCGGCCCGGGCCGCGCAGGTGGGCGACGCCGTCACCGCGGCCTACGCCGCCCGCGGCTACGCCACCCCCACCCGCTTCACCGCGCTACCGGCCGCCGGCGCGACCCGCCTGGACTGA